Proteins from one Coffea arabica cultivar ET-39 chromosome 8c, Coffea Arabica ET-39 HiFi, whole genome shotgun sequence genomic window:
- the LOC113706857 gene encoding adenylyltransferase and sulfurtransferase MOCS3-like — protein MESNGRPQASEILRQIESLRTSKDEIERQISDLEAQLQQLNCDENNCRKTEEDAVNSNGSSSCLILPSENGSFDSGHGLASDMIYRYSRQLLLPAFGVQAQANLLKSTVLVIGAGGLGSPALLYLAACGFGRIGIVDHDVVELNNLHRQIIHTEAYIGRPKVESAAAACRAINSTVEIVEHKEAFRATNALGIVRKYDIVVDATDNVPSRYLINDCCVVLGKPLVSGAALGLEGQLTVYNYNGGPCYRCLFPTPPPTTACQRCADSGVLGVVPGIIGCLQALEAIKIGSAVGDPFSGRMLLLDAISGQIRIVKIRGRSLQCEACGENAPLTEKQFQEFDYERFTQTPFSTAPLKLSLLPVDARISSKEYHERVVKGEPHVLVDVRPAHHYKIVSLPNSINIPFPSLEARLHEISSALMKKDESKNSADSNASLYVVCRRGNESQRAVEYLHKMGFSSAKDIIGGIQSWAHDVDPKFPTY, from the exons ATGGAGTCTAATGGAAGGCCACAAGCTTCTGAAATTCTACGTCAAATCGAGTCTCTGCGAACCTCAAAGGACGAAATAGAGCGACAGATATCAGATCTGGAAGCTCAGCTCCAACAACTTAATTGTGACGAGAATAATTGCAGAAAAACAGAAGAGGATGCGGTGAATTCAAATGGTTCGAGTTCGTGTTTAATTTTGCCGTCAGAGAACGGTAGTTTTGACTCTGGACATGGATTGGCTTCGGATATGATTTACAGATACAGCCGACAACTCTTGCTCCCTGCATTTGGAGTCCAAG CGCAGGCAAATCTCTTGAAATCAACAGTGTTAGTTATTGGAGCTGGAGGACTTGGTTCACCTGCGCTGTTATATCTTGCGGCTTGTGGTTTTG GTCGTATAGGTATTGTTGACCATGATGTGGTTGAACTTAACAATCTCCATAGGCAG ATTATTCATACTGAAGCTTATATTGGAAGGCCGAAGGTGGAGTCTGCTGCCGCTGCTTGTCGTGC GATTAATTCAACTGTTGAAATTGTGGAGCACAAAGAAGCATTTCGTGCGACAAATGCATTAGGGATTGTGAGAAA ATATGACATAGTCGTAGATGCAACAGATAATGTTCCAAGCCGTTACCTGATCAATGATTGCTGTGTTGTTTTGGGAAAG CCTCTTGTATCTGGAGCTGCACTTGGACTTGAAGGGCAG CTAACGGTATACAACTATAATGGTGGGCCATGTTACAGATGCTTATTTCCAACTCCACCACCTACAACAGCATGTCAAAGATGTGCTGATAGTGGAGTTCTAGGTGTAG TGCCTGGTATTATTGGGTGTCTTCAAGCCTTGGAGGCTATAAAGATTGGAAGTGCTGTTGGTGATCCATTCTCGGGACGGATGCTTCTGTTAGATGCAATTTCAGGCCAGATTCGTATA GTGAAGATTAGAGGAAGGTCATTGCAATGTGAAGCTTGTGGTGAAAATGCACCTCTGACTGAAAAGCAGTTTCAAGAGTTTGACTATGAACGCTTTACTCAGACTCCCTTCTCAACG GCTCCTCTGAAGTTGAGCCTGCTTCCAGTGGATGCCAGAATTAGCAGCAAGGAGTACCATGAGAGAGTTGTTAAAGGAGAACCACATGTGCTGGTAGATGTAAGGCCTGCTCATCACTATAAGATTGTTTCACTTCCCAACTCCATCAACATACCCTTCCCGAGTCTGGAAGCAAGATTGCATGAAATATCTTCAGCGTTGATGAAAAAGGACGAGAGCAAGAATAGCGCTGATTCGAATGCATCCCTGTATGTTGTATGTCGAAGAGGTAATGAGTCACAACGAGCTGTTGAATACCTCCACAAAATGGGATTTTCATCTGCCAAGGACATAATAGGTGGCATTCAATCATGGGCCCATGATGTGGATCCAAAATTTCCTACTTACTGA